A genome region from Macaca nemestrina isolate mMacNem1 chromosome 15, mMacNem.hap1, whole genome shotgun sequence includes the following:
- the LOC105495696 gene encoding beta-crystallin B2 gives MASDHQTQAGKPQSLNPKIIIFEQENFQGHSHELNGPCPNLKETGVEKAGSVLVQAGPWVGYEQANCKGEQFVFEKGEYPRWDSWTSSRRTDSLSSLRPIKVDSQEHKIILYENPNFTGKKMEIIDDDVPSFHAHGYQEKVSSVRVQSGTWVGYQYPGYRGLQYLLEKGDYKESSDFGAPHPQVQSVRRIRDMQWHQRGAFHPSN, from the exons ATGGCCTCAGACCACCAGACCCAGGCGGGCAAGCCACAGTCCCTCAACCCCAAG ATCATCATCTTTGAGCAGGAAAACTTTCAAGGTCACTCGCATGAGCTCAATGGGCCCTGCCCCAACCTGAAGGAGACTGGCGTGGAGAAGGCAGGCTCTGTCCTAGTGCAGGCTGGACC CTGGGTGGGCTATGAACAGGCCAACTGCAAGGGCGAGCAGTTTGTGTTTGAGAAGGGCGAGTACCCCCGCTGGGACTCGTGGACCAGCAGCCGCAGGACAGACTCCCTCAGCTCCCTGAGGCCCATCAAAGTG GACAGCCAAGAGCACAAGATCATCCTCTATGAAAACCCCAACTTCACCGGGAAGAAGATGGAAATCATAGATGACGACGTCCCCAGCTTCCACGCCCACGGCTACCAGGAGAAGGTGTCATCTGTGCGGGTGCAGAGTGGCAC GTGGGTTGGCTACCAGTACCCCGGCTACCGCGGGCTGCAGTACCTGCTGGAGAAGGGAGACTACAAGGAGAGCAGCGACTTTGGGGCCCCTCACCCCCAGGTGCAGTCTGTGCGCCGCATCCGCGACATGCAGTGGCACCAACGTGGCGCCTTCCACCCCTCCAACTAG